The following are from one region of the Vibrio rarus genome:
- the sucA gene encoding 2-oxoglutarate dehydrogenase E1 component, translating into MHNSVMKAWLESSHLAGANATYVEELYELYLSDPDLVSEEWKRVFDDLPAQASEQGEQSHTRVRDYFRRLAQETKHYSVQVSDPDVDAKQVRVLQLINAYRFRGHQAANLDPLGLWERPVQPELDPAFHNLTEDDLTESFNVGSFAVAQETMQLKDLYQALNKTYCGSVGAEYMHMTNTEQKRWIQQRLESVQSQPEFSLEEKIRYLDELTAAEGLERYLGAKFPGAKRFSLEGGDALIPMTKELIRHAGRSGMREVVVGMAHRGRLNMLVNVLGKKPQDLFDEFAGKHDDTWGTGDVKYHQGFSADFATPGGNVHLALAFNPSHLEIVNPVVIGSVRARQDRLDDKSGSKVLPITIHGDSAIAGQGVVQETFNMSQARGFQVGGTVRIVVNNQIGFTTSNPRDTRSTMYCTDIAKMVQAPIFHVNADDPEAVAFVTRIALDYRNTFKRDVVIDLVCYRRHGHNEADEPNATQPLMYQKIKKHPTPRKLYADVMMERDEIGIDTATQLVNEYRDALDHGEVVVKEWRPMALHSVDWSPYIGHEWDMEWDSQYDLTRLKELGNKICSYPDSHQLQSRVNKLYNDRQGMVDGDKAIDWGMAETLAYATIVDDGKRIRISGQDSGRGTFFHRHAVLHNQGDASTYVPLANIHDKQGPFQVFDSVLSEEAVLAFEYGYTTAEPGGLTIWEAQFGDFANGAQVVIDQFISSGEQKWNRLCGITLLLPHGYEGQGPEHSSARLERYLQLCAEQNMQVVVPSTPAQIYHMLRRQVVRPMRRPLIVMTPKSLLRHPLCVSSLEDLAEGTFQACIPEVDQIEPSKVRRVVFCSGKVYYDLLEERRKREIDDVAIVRIEQLYPFPLTDLREVISIYPQVTDYIWCQEEPQNQGAWYSSQHNFRAATPFNTTLSYAGRPASASPAVGYMSVHLKQQKALIDDALTIDKELEE; encoded by the coding sequence ATGCATAACAGTGTGATGAAGGCATGGCTCGAGTCTTCACACTTGGCTGGCGCCAATGCAACGTACGTAGAAGAACTCTACGAACTTTATCTAAGTGACCCAGACTTGGTGAGTGAAGAATGGAAGCGCGTTTTTGATGACCTGCCAGCGCAGGCGTCAGAACAAGGAGAGCAATCTCATACGCGCGTTCGTGACTACTTTCGCCGACTAGCACAAGAGACGAAGCATTATAGTGTCCAAGTAAGTGATCCTGATGTCGATGCAAAACAAGTAAGAGTTCTGCAACTTATTAATGCCTATAGATTTAGAGGCCATCAAGCGGCAAATCTAGATCCCTTAGGTTTATGGGAACGTCCGGTTCAACCTGAACTGGACCCTGCGTTCCATAACCTCACAGAAGATGACCTCACCGAATCATTCAATGTTGGTTCTTTCGCTGTTGCGCAAGAAACCATGCAATTGAAAGACCTCTATCAAGCTCTCAATAAAACTTATTGTGGCTCTGTTGGTGCAGAATATATGCATATGACCAACACTGAGCAAAAACGTTGGATTCAGCAGCGTCTTGAGTCTGTGCAATCCCAACCTGAGTTTTCTTTAGAAGAGAAAATTAGATACTTAGATGAACTGACGGCGGCAGAAGGCCTTGAGCGTTATCTTGGTGCGAAGTTTCCCGGTGCAAAACGTTTCTCTCTAGAAGGGGGCGATGCCCTTATCCCTATGACTAAAGAGCTGATTCGTCACGCAGGTCGTAGTGGAATGCGCGAAGTCGTGGTGGGCATGGCGCACCGTGGTCGTTTAAATATGCTGGTCAATGTCTTGGGTAAAAAGCCTCAGGATTTATTTGACGAATTTGCCGGTAAGCATGATGACACTTGGGGTACCGGTGATGTGAAATACCACCAAGGTTTCTCGGCCGATTTCGCCACCCCTGGTGGTAATGTGCACTTAGCGTTAGCGTTTAACCCGTCGCACCTAGAAATTGTCAATCCTGTTGTTATTGGTTCGGTACGCGCTAGGCAAGACCGTTTGGACGATAAGAGTGGATCTAAAGTATTACCCATCACCATTCACGGTGATTCAGCTATCGCTGGACAAGGGGTAGTGCAAGAGACCTTTAATATGTCTCAAGCTCGCGGTTTCCAAGTGGGTGGTACGGTACGCATTGTGGTCAATAACCAAATTGGTTTTACCACTTCCAACCCGAGAGATACTCGCTCGACAATGTACTGTACTGATATCGCTAAGATGGTACAGGCACCGATTTTCCATGTGAATGCCGATGATCCTGAAGCGGTGGCTTTTGTTACCCGTATTGCCCTAGATTACCGTAACACCTTTAAGCGTGATGTTGTCATTGACTTGGTGTGTTACCGCCGTCATGGACACAATGAAGCGGATGAGCCCAATGCAACTCAGCCATTGATGTATCAAAAAATCAAAAAACACCCAACCCCACGTAAGCTATACGCCGATGTGATGATGGAGCGTGATGAGATAGGAATTGATACCGCAACACAACTTGTCAATGAATATCGCGATGCTCTAGACCATGGTGAAGTGGTGGTGAAAGAGTGGCGTCCGATGGCGCTTCATTCTGTGGATTGGTCTCCTTATATTGGCCATGAATGGGATATGGAGTGGGACAGTCAATATGATCTCACCCGCCTTAAAGAGTTGGGTAATAAAATTTGTAGTTACCCAGACAGCCACCAATTGCAAAGTCGGGTTAATAAGTTATACAACGATCGCCAAGGGATGGTTGATGGTGATAAAGCCATTGACTGGGGCATGGCAGAAACACTGGCCTACGCGACGATAGTCGACGACGGCAAACGTATTCGTATCTCAGGTCAGGACTCGGGTCGAGGGACGTTCTTCCACCGTCACGCCGTCTTGCATAACCAAGGTGATGCGAGTACGTATGTACCTCTTGCCAATATCCATGACAAACAAGGGCCGTTCCAAGTGTTTGACTCGGTATTATCCGAGGAAGCGGTACTGGCGTTTGAATACGGTTACACCACAGCCGAACCCGGCGGTTTAACGATTTGGGAAGCGCAGTTTGGTGATTTTGCCAACGGTGCACAGGTGGTGATCGATCAGTTCATCTCATCGGGTGAGCAAAAGTGGAATCGTCTTTGTGGTATTACCCTGTTACTGCCTCATGGTTATGAAGGGCAGGGACCTGAGCACTCATCGGCACGTTTAGAGCGTTATTTACAGCTGTGTGCTGAGCAAAATATGCAAGTTGTAGTGCCATCGACCCCAGCACAGATTTACCACATGCTACGTCGTCAAGTGGTGCGTCCGATGCGTCGTCCGCTTATTGTTATGACCCCTAAATCTTTGTTACGCCACCCTTTATGTGTGTCGTCATTAGAAGATTTAGCCGAAGGAACATTCCAAGCTTGTATCCCAGAAGTTGACCAGATCGAGCCATCGAAAGTTCGCCGAGTGGTATTCTGCTCAGGTAAGGTGTATTACGACCTTCTGGAGGAGCGACGTAAGCGTGAAATTGATGATGTGGCCATTGTTCGAATAGAGCAACTCTACCCATTCCCATTAACGGATCTGCGTGAGGTTATCTCTATTTATCCTCAAGTCACCGATTATATTTGGTGCCAAGAAGAGCCACAAAACCAAGGGGCTTGGTACTCAAGCCAGCACAATTTCCGAGCTGCAACGCCATTTAACACAACCTTAAGTTATGCAGGGCGTCCAGCGTCTGCGTCGCCAGCGGTGGGTTATATGTCTGTTCACTTAAAACAACAGAAAGCGTTAATCGATGACGCTCTTACAATTGATAAAGAACTAGAAGAATAA
- a CDS encoding succinate dehydrogenase iron-sulfur subunit produces the protein MNLNFSVYRYNPDVDSKPYMKQYTLEVEEGSDMMVLDALILLKEQDPSLAFRRSCREGVCGSDGLNMNGKNGLACITPLSALKGDSLIIRPLPGLPVVRDLIVDMTQFYDNYAKVKPFLISDGELPPAREHQQSPQERAHLDGLYECIMCACCTTSCPSFWWNPDKFIGPAGLLAAYRWLIDSRDTATDERLNSLDDAFSVFRCHGIMNCVSVCPKGLNPTKAIGHIKTMLVNRSV, from the coding sequence ATGAACCTCAATTTCTCTGTCTATCGCTATAACCCAGATGTAGACAGTAAGCCTTACATGAAGCAGTACACCCTAGAGGTGGAAGAAGGCTCTGACATGATGGTGCTAGATGCACTTATCTTGCTTAAAGAACAAGACCCGTCTCTTGCTTTCCGCCGCTCTTGTCGTGAGGGCGTGTGCGGCAGTGATGGCCTAAACATGAATGGTAAAAACGGACTGGCATGCATCACGCCACTTTCTGCTTTGAAAGGGGATTCGCTGATTATTCGTCCATTGCCAGGCTTACCTGTGGTTCGAGACTTGATTGTCGACATGACTCAGTTTTATGATAACTATGCAAAAGTGAAGCCATTTTTGATTTCTGATGGCGAATTACCGCCGGCAAGAGAGCATCAACAATCTCCACAAGAGCGAGCACACCTTGATGGCTTATATGAGTGCATTATGTGTGCGTGTTGTACCACATCGTGTCCTTCTTTCTGGTGGAATCCGGATAAATTCATCGGACCTGCGGGGCTATTAGCTGCCTATCGCTGGCTTATTGACAGCCGAGATACCGCAACTGATGAGAGACTGAACAGTTTAGACGATGCATTTAGTGTTTTCCGTTGTCATGGCATTATGAACTGTGTCAGTGTATGTCCTAAGGGGTTAAACCCAACCAAAGCAATTGGCCATATTAAAACAATGTTAGTCAATCGTTCGGTTTAG